In Natronoarchaeum philippinense, a single window of DNA contains:
- a CDS encoding AbrB/MazE/SpoVT family DNA-binding domain-containing protein, giving the protein MATDENETTVNESFAVTIPKAVREHLDLEPGDRLRWHAEDDDGLVAEIVRERHGVASDLDPVDMGETDAVEATDGYDWS; this is encoded by the coding sequence ATGGCGACGGACGAGAACGAAACCACGGTCAACGAGAGCTTTGCTGTGACGATCCCGAAAGCCGTCCGCGAGCATCTCGATCTCGAACCGGGTGATCGGCTTCGATGGCACGCCGAGGACGACGATGGTCTCGTTGCCGAAATCGTCCGTGAACGCCACGGAGTGGCATCCGATCTCGATCCCGTCGACATGGGTGAAACGGACGCCGTAGAGGCAACTGACGGCTACGACTGGTCCTGA
- a CDS encoding NADH-quinone oxidoreductase subunit J: MALDYIAFALFALLTVGSSAGAVLMRDVWHAALLLGVALTSVAGFYVMLQAEFLAVIQILVYIGGVLILITFGVMLTRGREPDEEVTRHGS; encoded by the coding sequence ATGGCACTTGATTACATCGCGTTCGCGCTGTTCGCACTCCTGACGGTCGGGAGCAGCGCCGGGGCGGTGCTGATGCGGGACGTGTGGCACGCCGCACTCCTGCTCGGCGTCGCGCTGACCAGCGTGGCGGGGTTCTACGTGATGCTGCAAGCCGAGTTCCTTGCAGTCATCCAGATCCTCGTTTACATCGGCGGCGTGTTGATCCTGATCACGTTCGGCGTGATGCTGACACGTGGACGCGAACCGGACGAGGAGGTGACACGGCATGGTAGCTGA
- a CDS encoding proton-conducting membrane transporter has translation MSKPEFRVGSHLLPGLVAVALFAVMATVFLGAGFAAPAGFGDASVMEAIGFALLDIDAADGVPVDGFLVAFILIAVVLDAALDGAIMLARTEDDEGTAPLETDGGERGEDR, from the coding sequence GTGAGCAAGCCCGAGTTCCGCGTCGGCTCGCACCTGTTGCCGGGCCTCGTCGCAGTGGCGCTGTTCGCCGTAATGGCGACGGTGTTCCTCGGCGCTGGGTTCGCCGCGCCGGCCGGCTTCGGCGACGCCTCGGTGATGGAGGCGATCGGGTTCGCGCTACTGGATATCGACGCCGCAGACGGCGTTCCCGTTGATGGATTCCTCGTCGCGTTCATCCTGATCGCCGTGGTGCTCGACGCCGCGCTCGACGGCGCGATCATGCTCGCACGAACCGAGGACGACGAGGGAACGGCCCCGCTAGAGACCGACGGCGGCGAGCGAGGTGAGGACCGATGA
- the nuoK gene encoding NADH-quinone oxidoreductase subunit NuoK, producing the protein MTVPMNYYLVLSAAVFCIGLFGVLTRRNAIMFLISVELMLNAANINLIAFSYFHGNLTGQVFALFTIALAAAEVAIGIGIILVLVRNFRNVDVRKATTMRW; encoded by the coding sequence ATGACGGTCCCGATGAACTACTACTTGGTGCTGTCGGCCGCGGTGTTTTGCATCGGGCTGTTCGGCGTCCTCACGCGACGGAACGCGATTATGTTCCTGATCTCCGTCGAGTTGATGCTCAACGCCGCGAACATCAATCTGATCGCGTTCTCGTACTTCCACGGGAACCTCACCGGACAGGTGTTCGCCCTGTTTACGATCGCACTGGCTGCAGCGGAGGTCGCCATCGGTATCGGGATCATCCTGGTGCTGGTGCGGAACTTCCGCAACGTGGACGTTCGGAAAGCAACGACAATGAGGTGGTAA
- the nuoL gene encoding NADH-quinone oxidoreductase subunit L has product MAFEYVPAIAALPFVSFLLALVAGKYMPKGGAFGGIAATAGSLVLSVLTFVQVRGNGSHQETLYTWVSPDAAGAPELTFGILVDPLSSLMLVIVSLVALLVHVFSLGYMNDEGETGLPRYYAGLGLFTFSMLSFVFADNLLMAFMFFELVGLCSFLLIGFHFRTESAPSAAKKAFLVTRFGDYFFLIGVVGILATFGTTQFAGAESFPAIAEQVLSPEGSAEITTYLGFDPQTWFTILGLLVLGGVVGKSAQFPLHTWLPDAMEGPTPVSALIHAATMVAAGVYLVARMYGFYALSPTALAIIAFVGGFTALFAATMGVVKNELKQVLAYSTISQYGYMMLALGSGGYVAAVFHLMTHAFFKALLFLGAGSVIIAMHHNEDMWDMGGLKDKMPVTYATFLAGSLALAGIFPFSGFWSKDEVLYEALAHGLGGSTLLFAAWAMGLLAVFFTGFYTFRMVFLTFHGEPRSDTARDPHGVRWNVKGPLTVLGTLAVVAGFVNMVPVQKVLGIKGIDYLHGWLDSQSGEFAALSAHHYGNLLHDFAHYSAGTILGGVVPTVLISAGLSLGLALAGVGLAYFLYNVASPEPHTENLGSVREVLFSNYYLDEFQVWLAEGVTMQTARAADTFDQGVVDGVVNGASSVSLFSGDRIRRIQTGIVTNYAALLALSLVVLIVAFGLAGGWLL; this is encoded by the coding sequence ATGGCGTTCGAATACGTTCCGGCGATCGCCGCACTCCCGTTCGTATCGTTCCTGCTCGCGCTGGTCGCGGGCAAGTATATGCCCAAAGGCGGCGCGTTCGGTGGTATCGCCGCCACGGCCGGGTCGCTCGTGCTGTCTGTGCTGACGTTCGTCCAGGTCCGGGGTAACGGATCTCATCAGGAGACGCTGTACACGTGGGTCAGTCCCGACGCCGCCGGCGCACCGGAGCTGACCTTCGGCATTCTGGTCGATCCGCTGTCCTCGCTGATGCTGGTCATCGTCTCGCTGGTCGCGCTGCTGGTCCACGTGTTCAGCTTGGGCTACATGAACGACGAGGGCGAGACGGGCCTGCCACGGTACTACGCCGGGCTGGGTCTCTTTACGTTCAGCATGCTCTCGTTCGTGTTCGCCGACAACCTGCTGATGGCGTTCATGTTCTTCGAGCTGGTGGGCCTGTGCTCGTTCCTGCTGATCGGGTTCCACTTCCGCACGGAGAGCGCGCCGTCGGCCGCGAAGAAGGCGTTCTTGGTCACCCGCTTCGGTGACTACTTCTTCCTGATCGGCGTCGTCGGCATCCTAGCGACGTTCGGCACGACACAGTTCGCGGGCGCCGAGTCGTTCCCCGCGATCGCCGAGCAGGTGCTTTCCCCTGAAGGGAGTGCCGAGATCACAACGTACCTCGGCTTCGACCCGCAGACGTGGTTCACGATTCTGGGCCTGCTGGTGCTGGGCGGCGTCGTCGGTAAGTCCGCGCAGTTCCCGCTTCACACGTGGCTCCCCGACGCGATGGAGGGCCCGACGCCCGTCTCCGCGCTGATCCACGCCGCGACGATGGTCGCGGCCGGCGTGTACCTCGTCGCGCGGATGTACGGCTTCTACGCGCTCAGCCCGACCGCGCTGGCGATCATCGCCTTCGTCGGCGGCTTCACCGCACTGTTCGCGGCGACGATGGGCGTCGTCAAGAACGAGCTCAAGCAGGTGCTGGCGTACTCGACGATCTCGCAGTACGGGTATATGATGCTCGCGCTGGGGTCGGGTGGCTACGTCGCCGCGGTCTTCCACCTGATGACCCACGCGTTCTTCAAGGCGCTGCTGTTCCTCGGCGCCGGGTCGGTGATCATCGCCATGCACCACAACGAGGACATGTGGGACATGGGCGGTCTCAAGGACAAGATGCCCGTGACCTACGCGACCTTCCTCGCGGGCTCGCTCGCGCTCGCGGGCATCTTCCCGTTCTCGGGCTTCTGGTCGAAAGACGAAGTGCTCTACGAGGCGCTGGCTCACGGTCTGGGTGGCTCGACGCTGCTCTTTGCCGCCTGGGCGATGGGCCTGCTCGCCGTCTTCTTCACCGGCTTCTACACCTTCCGTATGGTGTTTCTCACCTTCCACGGCGAACCGCGCTCGGACACGGCGCGTGACCCCCACGGCGTTCGCTGGAACGTCAAGGGGCCACTGACCGTGCTCGGGACGCTGGCGGTCGTCGCCGGCTTCGTCAACATGGTGCCGGTCCAGAAGGTACTCGGCATCAAGGGCATCGACTACCTGCACGGGTGGCTCGACAGTCAGTCCGGCGAGTTCGCCGCGCTGTCGGCCCACCACTACGGAAACCTGCTCCACGACTTCGCGCACTACTCGGCCGGGACGATCCTCGGCGGCGTGGTGCCGACCGTGCTGATCTCGGCGGGGCTCTCGCTGGGGCTCGCACTGGCCGGCGTCGGTCTGGCGTACTTCCTGTACAACGTCGCCAGCCCCGAACCCCACACCGAGAACCTCGGGTCGGTCCGGGAGGTGCTCTTTAGCAACTACTACTTGGACGAGTTCCAAGTGTGGCTCGCCGAGGGCGTCACGATGCAGACCGCCCGAGCCGCGGACACGTTCGACCAAGGCGTCGTCGACGGCGTCGTCAACGGCGCCAGCAGCGTCAGCCTGTTCAGCGGCGATCGGATCCGTCGCATCCAAACCGGTATCGTCACGAACTACGCGGCGCTGCTCGCGTTGAGCCTCGTCGTGCTTATCGTCGCCTTCGGCCTCGCCGGAGGGTGGTTGCTATGA
- a CDS encoding complex I subunit 4 family protein, whose protein sequence is MMIEALIAVCLVGAAAVFLAPDRYAGRLAFGVSLLPVVGSLFMYSQFDASGNALLASSENVAFYTRTTWIEVGNLFRLDWHVGLDGISMPLLALTTILTTLAIVSAWTPIDERQSQFYGLVLFMEAALIGVFSALDFFVWFVFWEAVLIPMYFLIGVWGGPRRKYAAIKFFVYTNIASLVMFIGYVALVIGLGIDTFDMADVATALVVNDAAPSAFPGISAGALKTAVFFAMFAGFAVKVPVVPVHTWLPDAHVEAPTPVSVLLAGVLLKMGTYALLRFNFTMLADVATEFAWLLAGLAVISVIYGAMLALAQQDLKRIVAYSSVSSMGYVILGLVAYTVYGVGGATFQMVSHGLISGLMFMAVGVIYNTTHTRMVTDMSGLADRMPITTGIFLAGAFGYMGLPLMSGFAAEFYVFAGAFGATESIGTYAPVFTGLAMFGIVIVAGYLLFAMQRTLFGPFSLETDYEVTRAPAHDVLPLFTLLGLVILLGVAPELAFEMIRDAVGAIPAVGGA, encoded by the coding sequence ATGATGATCGAAGCGCTTATCGCAGTTTGTCTGGTCGGCGCGGCCGCGGTGTTCCTAGCACCCGACAGGTACGCCGGCCGCCTGGCCTTCGGCGTCAGCCTGCTCCCGGTCGTCGGGAGCCTGTTCATGTACAGCCAGTTCGACGCCAGCGGGAACGCCCTGCTCGCGTCGTCCGAAAACGTCGCGTTCTACACGCGAACGACGTGGATCGAGGTCGGGAACTTGTTCCGCCTCGATTGGCACGTCGGCCTCGACGGCATCAGCATGCCGCTGCTCGCGCTCACGACGATCCTGACGACGCTTGCGATCGTCAGCGCGTGGACGCCGATCGACGAGCGCCAGTCCCAGTTCTACGGGCTGGTGCTGTTCATGGAGGCGGCCCTGATCGGCGTGTTCTCCGCGCTTGACTTCTTCGTCTGGTTCGTCTTCTGGGAGGCCGTTCTGATCCCGATGTACTTCCTCATCGGCGTCTGGGGCGGTCCGCGCCGGAAGTACGCCGCGATCAAGTTCTTCGTCTACACGAACATCGCGTCGCTCGTGATGTTCATCGGCTACGTCGCGCTCGTGATCGGGCTCGGCATCGACACGTTCGACATGGCTGACGTGGCGACGGCGTTGGTGGTCAACGACGCCGCCCCGAGCGCGTTCCCGGGCATCTCCGCGGGCGCGCTCAAAACGGCCGTGTTCTTTGCGATGTTCGCCGGGTTCGCGGTGAAGGTGCCCGTCGTTCCGGTCCACACGTGGCTGCCGGACGCCCACGTCGAGGCGCCGACCCCGGTGTCGGTGCTGCTGGCGGGCGTCCTCCTGAAGATGGGGACCTACGCCCTGCTCCGGTTCAACTTCACGATGCTGGCGGACGTGGCCACCGAGTTCGCGTGGCTGCTCGCCGGCCTCGCCGTGATCTCGGTGATCTACGGCGCGATGCTGGCGCTGGCCCAGCAGGACCTCAAGCGAATCGTCGCGTACTCCTCGGTCTCCTCGATGGGGTACGTGATCCTCGGACTCGTCGCCTACACCGTCTACGGCGTCGGCGGCGCGACGTTCCAGATGGTCAGCCACGGCCTGATTTCCGGGCTGATGTTCATGGCGGTCGGCGTCATCTACAACACGACCCACACCCGGATGGTGACGGACATGTCCGGACTGGCCGATCGGATGCCCATCACGACGGGCATCTTCCTCGCGGGCGCCTTCGGCTATATGGGCCTGCCGCTGATGAGCGGGTTCGCAGCCGAGTTCTACGTGTTCGCGGGCGCCTTCGGCGCCACCGAGTCGATCGGCACGTACGCGCCGGTCTTCACCGGGCTGGCGATGTTCGGCATCGTCATCGTTGCAGGCTACCTGCTGTTTGCGATGCAGCGGACGCTGTTCGGGCCGTTCAGTCTGGAGACCGACTACGAGGTGACGCGCGCACCGGCACACGACGTGTTGCCGCTGTTCACGCTGCTCGGACTCGTGATCCTGCTGGGCGTTGCACCCGAGTTGGCCTTCGAGATGATTCGTGACGCCGTCGGAGCGATTCCGGCGGTGGGAGGTGCATAA
- a CDS encoding NADH-quinone oxidoreductase subunit N, with product MAEIAISDLDTYRVLAPVLLLVGTAILTFLIDSIDPDSTSYRLVAGTSIAGTLAALGMTIWYIGIGVGVGGDPEQAGVQGLFELFGGALIVDQMALFFVAVVTSVTALVLIASYDYLDGQPHAGEFYSLVLLAATGMATMAMADSFVTAFIALELASLPSFALVAFLKHDRGSVEAGLKYFLIGALSSAIFLYGISLVYVSTGHLAFGEVATQVAEGGFDQGILALGVLMIVGGLAYKTASVPFHFWAPEAYEGAPAPISAFLSSASKAAGFVLAFRVFAEAFPIASVANGIEWMLVFQVLAVVTMVLGNFAAAVQENVKRMLAYSSVGHAGYALIGLAALTSGGAYNEFVLGSAMLHLLVYGFMNTGAFLFIALAEHWEVGRTFEDFNGLATKAPVASLAMTVFLFNLAGLPIGAGFISKYFLFGSAVTNGIWWLAAVGAITSALSLYYYSRLAKAMWIEDPADDLEITSQPVGLYTAVIAAAVVTVVLLVAFNPVVSTAVDAAAALLA from the coding sequence ATGGCTGAAATAGCAATCTCAGACCTCGACACGTACAGGGTGCTCGCACCGGTGTTGCTGCTGGTCGGGACGGCGATCCTGACGTTCCTGATCGACAGCATCGACCCCGATTCGACGAGCTACCGGCTGGTCGCCGGCACGTCGATCGCGGGCACGCTGGCGGCGCTCGGCATGACGATCTGGTATATCGGCATCGGCGTCGGCGTCGGCGGCGATCCGGAACAAGCGGGCGTTCAGGGGCTGTTCGAGCTGTTCGGCGGCGCCCTGATCGTCGACCAGATGGCGCTGTTCTTCGTCGCCGTCGTCACCAGCGTCACCGCGCTGGTGTTGATCGCCAGCTACGACTATCTCGACGGCCAGCCCCACGCGGGCGAGTTCTACTCGCTTGTGCTGCTGGCCGCGACCGGGATGGCGACGATGGCGATGGCCGACAGTTTCGTCACCGCATTCATCGCGCTCGAGCTGGCGAGCCTGCCGTCGTTCGCACTGGTCGCGTTCCTCAAACACGATCGCGGGAGCGTCGAAGCCGGTCTGAAATACTTCCTGATCGGCGCGCTGTCCTCGGCGATCTTCCTGTACGGCATCAGTCTGGTGTACGTCTCCACCGGCCACCTCGCGTTCGGCGAGGTCGCAACGCAGGTCGCAGAGGGCGGGTTCGACCAAGGCATCCTCGCGCTCGGCGTGTTGATGATCGTGGGCGGGCTGGCCTACAAGACTGCTTCCGTCCCCTTCCACTTCTGGGCGCCCGAGGCCTACGAGGGCGCGCCCGCACCGATCAGCGCCTTCCTCTCTTCGGCGTCGAAGGCCGCCGGCTTCGTGCTGGCGTTCCGCGTGTTCGCCGAAGCGTTCCCGATCGCGTCGGTCGCCAACGGGATCGAGTGGATGCTCGTCTTTCAGGTGCTGGCCGTCGTTACGATGGTGCTTGGCAACTTCGCCGCAGCAGTTCAGGAGAACGTCAAGCGGATGCTGGCGTACTCCTCGGTCGGCCACGCCGGCTACGCCCTGATCGGGCTGGCAGCCCTGACCAGCGGCGGCGCGTACAACGAGTTCGTTCTCGGAAGTGCCATGCTGCACCTGCTGGTCTACGGCTTCATGAACACCGGCGCGTTCCTGTTTATCGCGCTGGCCGAACACTGGGAGGTCGGTCGCACCTTCGAGGACTTCAACGGACTGGCCACGAAGGCGCCGGTCGCCTCGCTGGCGATGACCGTGTTCCTGTTTAACCTCGCAGGGCTGCCGATCGGCGCCGGCTTCATCAGCAAGTACTTCCTGTTCGGATCGGCGGTCACGAACGGGATCTGGTGGCTCGCCGCGGTCGGCGCCATCACGAGCGCGCTGTCGCTGTACTACTACTCGCGGCTGGCCAAGGCGATGTGGATCGAGGATCCCGCCGACGATCTGGAGATCACCAGTCAGCCGGTCGGGCTCTACACCGCCGTCATCGCGGCGGCGGTCGTGACGGTCGTGCTGCTGGTGGCGTTCAACCCCGTCGTCTCGACGGCGGTCGACGCCGCCGCCGCGCTGCTGGCCTGA
- a CDS encoding DHH family phosphoesterase, whose product MVTRLVLGSGAVCQALVERVVESGGRLRVITDDTERIDTLRGDGRRVTDADPTDPETLESAHPDAEVVFVGSDDPARNATIARVARTVYPGALIVAYTGYRPSDAQRRRIDRHADQLIDPGTATADRVLELVSGDTGKRARELRRTLQSIEGPIAVVAHDNPDPDAIASALALTQLAGAVGADAEACYYGDISHQENRALVNLLDLDLRRLDPDDPEHLSEFEGFALVDHSRPGVNDQLPETLSVDVVIDHHPPRGPVDADFVDLRHSVGATSTLLTEYFTEFGLEIDETVATALLYGIRIDTWDFTREVSQSDFEAAGTLVPHADIALLERVESPNVSGDTLETVASAIRNRDQRGSILTSFVGELADRDALAQAADKLLDMDGVTTTVAFGLLDGVVYVSARAQGSSLDLGETLRLAYNQIGSAGGHTDMAGAQIPVGMLSTADEDGDAARDAIEAVIRDRFYDALRERPFELPQEHVSAIAEFDFPLRLADDSGGLAPDSGGEYVDEE is encoded by the coding sequence ATGGTCACTCGGCTCGTTCTAGGGAGTGGCGCCGTCTGTCAGGCGCTCGTCGAGCGAGTCGTCGAGAGCGGCGGCCGCCTCCGTGTGATCACCGACGACACGGAGCGCATCGACACGCTTCGGGGGGACGGGCGACGGGTCACTGATGCCGACCCGACCGATCCGGAGACGCTCGAATCGGCCCATCCTGACGCCGAAGTGGTGTTCGTCGGTAGCGACGATCCCGCGCGAAACGCGACGATCGCACGCGTCGCGCGGACTGTGTATCCCGGCGCGTTGATCGTCGCCTACACCGGCTATCGGCCCAGCGACGCCCAGCGACGCCGGATCGACCGGCACGCGGACCAGCTGATCGATCCCGGAACCGCGACCGCTGACAGAGTGCTCGAACTCGTCTCGGGCGATACGGGCAAGCGGGCGCGCGAACTACGACGAACGTTGCAGTCGATCGAGGGTCCGATCGCGGTCGTCGCCCACGACAACCCCGACCCCGACGCCATCGCCAGCGCGCTGGCGCTGACCCAACTGGCCGGCGCCGTCGGCGCGGACGCCGAAGCGTGTTACTACGGCGACATTTCACATCAGGAGAACCGAGCGCTCGTCAACCTGCTCGATCTCGACCTGCGGCGACTCGACCCCGACGACCCCGAACATCTCTCGGAGTTCGAGGGGTTCGCACTGGTCGACCACAGCCGACCGGGGGTCAACGATCAACTGCCGGAGACGCTGTCGGTCGACGTTGTGATCGACCACCACCCGCCTCGCGGTCCGGTCGACGCCGACTTCGTCGATCTGCGCCACAGCGTCGGCGCGACGAGCACGCTCTTGACTGAGTATTTCACCGAGTTCGGGCTCGAAATCGACGAGACGGTCGCTACGGCGCTGCTGTACGGCATCCGGATCGACACGTGGGATTTCACCCGCGAAGTCTCCCAGTCCGACTTCGAGGCAGCCGGCACGCTCGTCCCCCACGCCGACATCGCGCTGCTCGAACGCGTCGAGTCGCCGAACGTCTCGGGAGACACGCTCGAAACGGTCGCCAGCGCGATTCGCAACCGCGACCAGCGCGGCTCGATCCTGACGAGCTTCGTCGGCGAGTTGGCCGACCGCGATGCCCTCGCCCAAGCCGCCGACAAACTGCTCGATATGGACGGCGTGACGACGACTGTCGCGTTCGGGCTCTTGGACGGCGTCGTCTACGTGTCGGCGCGGGCCCAAGGGTCGTCACTGGATCTCGGCGAGACGCTCCGTCTAGCGTACAATCAGATCGGGAGCGCGGGCGGACACACGGACATGGCGGGCGCCCAGATCCCCGTCGGGATGCTATCGACGGCCGACGAGGACGGCGATGCGGCCCGGGACGCGATCGAGGCTGTGATCAGGGATCGCTTCTACGACGCCCTGCGCGAGCGGCCGTTCGAGCTTCCACAGGAGCACGTCTCGGCGATTGCCGAGTTCGACTTCCCGCTTCGTTTGGCGGACGACAGTGGCGGACTGGCCCCCGACAGCGGCGGCGAGTACGTCGACGAGGAGTAA
- a CDS encoding CBS domain-containing protein, which produces MGVADTTGKARVSEYMTQDVVTVAPDDTVADVATQIAESDEHSGFPVCERRRVEGFVSARDLLLADDDDPLFKVMTTDLIVAHPEMKVNEAARVILRSGIQKLPVVDDAGNLVGIISNADVIRSQIERATPEKVGKLMRTLENIHGVELRQERRTVALDALTPTQGKVYADELEGRRYELEHGLAEPLVVIDNGGELLLADGHHRVLAADRVGVDEMDAYVIVIDPALELGMQRTADREGLESLDDVEVVDYARHPLVETTERLQ; this is translated from the coding sequence ATGGGGGTAGCCGACACGACCGGCAAGGCGCGGGTCAGCGAGTACATGACCCAAGACGTCGTCACAGTTGCACCGGACGATACGGTCGCAGACGTGGCGACCCAGATCGCCGAGAGCGACGAGCACAGCGGCTTTCCGGTCTGTGAGCGACGCCGAGTAGAGGGCTTCGTCAGCGCGCGCGACCTGTTGCTCGCTGACGACGACGACCCGCTGTTTAAGGTGATGACGACGGACCTGATCGTCGCCCACCCGGAAATGAAGGTCAACGAGGCCGCGCGCGTCATACTGCGCTCGGGCATCCAGAAGCTCCCGGTCGTCGACGACGCGGGCAATCTCGTCGGGATCATCAGCAACGCCGACGTGATCCGGAGCCAGATCGAGCGCGCGACGCCGGAGAAGGTCGGCAAACTGATGCGGACCTTAGAGAACATCCACGGCGTCGAGTTGCGCCAAGAGCGTCGAACGGTCGCACTCGACGCGCTGACGCCGACGCAGGGGAAAGTGTACGCCGACGAACTCGAAGGCCGACGCTACGAGCTCGAACACGGCCTCGCGGAGCCGCTGGTCGTCATCGACAACGGCGGCGAGTTGCTGCTGGCCGACGGCCACCATCGGGTGCTGGCCGCCGATCGGGTCGGCGTCGACGAGATGGACGCCTACGTCATCGTGATCGACCCGGCGCTCGAACTAGGGATGCAGCGAACGGCGGACCGCGAGGGGCTGGAATCGCTCGACGACGTCGAGGTCGTCGACTACGCGCGACATCCGCTGGTCGAGACTACCGAACGGCTGCAGTAA
- a CDS encoding Glu/Leu/Phe/Val family dehydrogenase, whose protein sequence is MAEEANPFESLQEQIDEAAEYLDVGDDVIERLKHPERVLETNLSVEMDDGSIEVFKAFRSQFNGDRGPYKGGIRYHPQVSRDEVRALSGWMAYKTATVGIPLGGGKGGIIIDPDQYSESELERITRAFAEEITPLIGEDKDVPAPDVNTGQREMNWIKDTYETLENTTEPGVITGKDISSGGSEGRVEATGRSTVIAAREAFDYLDKDVEGATVAVQGYGNAGWITAKLIDEMGADVVAVSDSSGGIYNADGFDPVDAKQHKRETGSVVGYSEAEEEVSNDELLTLDVDLLVPAALENAIDEDLAHDIQADVISEAANGPITPEGDTVLEDKDVLTVPDILANAGGVTVSYFEWVQNRQRFYWDEDTVNERLEDIIVEQFDTLVDAYEEHDLPSMRVAAYVVAIQRVVDSYEQSGNWP, encoded by the coding sequence ATGGCAGAAGAAGCGAACCCGTTCGAGAGTCTGCAAGAGCAGATCGACGAGGCCGCCGAGTACCTCGACGTCGGCGACGACGTCATCGAGCGCCTCAAGCACCCCGAGCGCGTGCTCGAGACGAACCTTTCGGTCGAGATGGACGACGGCTCGATCGAGGTCTTCAAGGCGTTCCGATCGCAGTTCAACGGCGACCGCGGCCCCTACAAGGGCGGCATCCGCTACCACCCGCAGGTATCCCGCGACGAGGTACGCGCGCTGTCGGGCTGGATGGCCTACAAGACGGCGACCGTCGGCATCCCGCTGGGCGGCGGCAAGGGCGGCATCATCATCGACCCCGACCAGTACTCCGAGAGCGAACTCGAACGCATCACCCGCGCGTTCGCCGAGGAGATCACGCCCCTGATCGGCGAGGACAAGGACGTTCCCGCGCCCGACGTGAACACGGGCCAGCGGGAGATGAACTGGATCAAGGACACCTACGAGACCCTCGAAAACACGACCGAGCCCGGCGTCATCACGGGCAAGGACATCTCCAGCGGCGGCAGTGAGGGCCGCGTCGAGGCGACCGGCCGCTCGACGGTCATCGCCGCCCGCGAGGCCTTCGACTACCTCGACAAGGACGTCGAGGGCGCCACCGTCGCCGTGCAGGGTTACGGGAACGCCGGCTGGATCACCGCGAAGCTCATCGACGAGATGGGCGCCGACGTGGTCGCAGTGTCGGACTCCAGCGGCGGCATCTACAACGCCGACGGCTTCGACCCCGTCGACGCCAAGCAGCACAAGCGCGAAACCGGCAGCGTCGTCGGCTACAGCGAGGCCGAGGAGGAAGTCAGCAACGACGAACTGCTGACGCTCGACGTGGACCTGCTGGTCCCCGCCGCGCTCGAAAACGCCATCGACGAGGACCTCGCCCACGACATCCAGGCCGACGTGATCTCCGAGGCCGCCAACGGCCCGATCACGCCCGAAGGCGACACCGTGCTCGAGGACAAGGACGTGCTGACCGTGCCGGACATCCTCGCCAACGCCGGCGGCGTCACCGTGAGCTACTTCGAGTGGGTCCAGAACCGCCAGCGCTTCTACTGGGACGAGGACACCGTCAACGAGCGCCTCGAAGACATCATCGTCGAGCAGTTCGACACGCTCGTCGACGCCTACGAGGAGCACGACCTGCCGAGCATGCGCGTGGCCGCCTACGTCGTGGCGATCCAGCGCGTCGTCGACTCCTACGAGCAGTCGGGCAACTGGCCCTGA